A genomic region of Desulfosarcina ovata subsp. ovata contains the following coding sequences:
- a CDS encoding LysE family translocator, with the protein MNLSFFIKGLIFGLSIAAPVGPIGILCIRRSLAGGWQAGLLTGMGAATADAVYGCMAAFGLAGVTGVLVGQQLWIQLIGGLFLCWLGLRILLSHGTTPAAAKAPGSTAGYLSALLLTLTNPMTILSFAAVFAGMGLGLNSAGPTTAAWLVAGVFSGSMAWWVILASISGRLRDGISSAVMGWINRISGLVLTAFGLVAIAGRLRIGNFIN; encoded by the coding sequence ATGAACCTCTCATTTTTCATCAAGGGACTGATTTTCGGTCTTTCCATCGCCGCACCGGTGGGGCCCATCGGCATCCTGTGCATCCGCCGAAGCCTGGCCGGCGGCTGGCAGGCCGGTCTGCTCACCGGCATGGGGGCGGCCACGGCCGACGCCGTTTACGGTTGCATGGCCGCTTTCGGACTGGCCGGCGTCACCGGCGTTCTCGTGGGGCAGCAACTCTGGATTCAACTGATCGGCGGCCTGTTTCTCTGCTGGCTGGGCCTGCGCATCCTCCTCAGCCACGGCACGACTCCAGCGGCGGCCAAGGCACCCGGCAGCACCGCCGGCTATCTCTCGGCCCTTTTGCTCACCCTGACCAACCCCATGACGATCCTCTCCTTTGCCGCTGTCTTCGCCGGCATGGGCCTGGGCCTTAACAGTGCCGGCCCCACGACCGCAGCATGGCTGGTGGCCGGTGTCTTCTCCGGCTCCATGGCCTGGTGGGTCATCCTGGCATCGATCAGCGGCCGTTTGCGTGACGGCATCAGCTCCGCGGTCATGGGCTGGATCAACCGGATTTCCGGCCTGGTCCTGACCGCTTTCGGCCTGGTGGCGATCGCCGGCCGATTAAGGATCGGGAATTTTATTAATTAA